A part of Odontesthes bonariensis isolate fOdoBon6 chromosome 23, fOdoBon6.hap1, whole genome shotgun sequence genomic DNA contains:
- the irf3 gene encoding interferon regulatory factor 3 gives MAHPKPLLIPWLRVQIDSRSFPGVQWTNPEQTEFSIPWKHALRQDSSNNDVLIFKAWAEVSGNGRAQGEPSVWKRNFRSALRAKGFKMVSDNKNDTANPHKVFHWPEEASGASSSAGRQEQEDAGLFDDFGMKHNQVGPYFDEDLFLPQDIVMPECPASQDILQECLRGLNIGPDPEGTAGFEPPPEQQQLQNQVVIGGHPLPGQQQDPVTFEAAASETGLPEQPACPVREAEGGAYDDGQFAAQFLHTMHKTGDGDNFKTQFRISVYYRGMKVSEQLVENEAGVRLVYRPELMGTVVNDETGLSLVSLPRPVAMADQTQAKLTQRILDILGDGLDVGVSGHVVYSQRHGEIKTFWSFSKFDSSKKPQEISKLNPEPLYQFRDFVKGIVEFSNGGECPPCSLFFCLGEKWPDPDNRPWEKKLITVEVVLTSMELLKTIAVEGGASSLQSVELQMSLEEMMELY, from the exons ATGGCTCATCCTAAACCACTGCTGATTCCGTGGCTGCGGGTCCAGATTGACAGCCGCAGTTTTCCTGGTGTCCAATGGACAAACCCGGAGCAAACAGAATTCTCCATCCCATGGAAGCATGCCCTGAGACAGGACTCGTCTAACAACGATGTTCTCATCTTTAAA GCCTGGGCTGAGGTGAGTGGCAATGGTCGGGCTCAGGGAGAGCCCTCAGTCTGGAAGAGGAACTTCCGAAGTGCCCTCCGAGCTAAAGGCTTCAAAATGGTTTCAGATAACAAGAATGACACGGCTAACCCCCATAAAGTGTTTCACTGGCCAGAGGAGGCATCAGGAG CTAGCTCTTCTGCTGGACGCCAGGAGCAGGAGGATGCCGGTTTGTTTGATGACTTCGGTATGAAACAT AATCAGGTTGGCCCATACTTTGACGAAGATCTCTTCCTTCCACAAGACATTGTGATGCCAG AGTGCCCAGCCAGCCAGGATATTCTCCAGGAGTGTCTGAGAGGACTGAACATTGGCCCTGACCCAG AGGGCACCGCGGGCTTTGAGCCTCCTCCTGAGCAACAGCAGCTGCAGAATCAGGTTGTGATTGGTGGACACCCGTTGCCTGGGCAACAACAGGATCCAGTAACAtttgaggctgctgccagtgaAACTGGGTTGCCAGAGCAACCAGCATGTCCAGTGAGGGAAGCTGAAGGAGGGGCTTATGATGATGGGCAGTTCGCAGCACAGTTCCTACACACAATGCACAAGACTGGAGATGGGGATAATTTCA AGACTCAATTCAGGATATCCGTGTACTACAGAGGAATGAAGGTGTCTGAGCAGCTGGTTGAGAATGAGGCCGGTGTCCGCCTAGTTTACAG GCCTGAACTCATGGGTACAGTTGTGAATGATGAGACAGGCCTCTCCCTGGTCTCTCTGCCAAGACCTGTGGCTATGGCGGATCAAACTCAAGCCAAACTGACCCAAAGGATCCTGGATATTCTGGGCGACGGCCTGGATGTGGGAGTGTCGGGCCACGTGGTCTACAGTCAGCGACACGGTGAAATCAAAACTTTCTGGAGCTTTTCCAAGTTTGACAGCAGTAAAAAGCCCCAGGAGATTTCTAAACTGAACCCTGAACCACTTTACCAGTTCAGGGACTTTGTGAAAG GAATAGTGGAATTCAGTAATGGGGGAGAATGCCCTCCATGCTCCCTGTTCTTCTGTCTCGGGGAGAAGTGGCCTGACCCAGACAACAGGCCCTGGGAGAAGAAACTCATCACAGTCGAG GTGGTCCTGACTTCAATGGAGTTACTGAAGACTATAGCCGTTGAAGGCGGCGCCTCCTCCCTGCAGTCTGTAGAGCTGCAGATGTCGCTGGAAGAGATGATGGAGTTGTACTAA